The DNA sequence CCGAATGGGCTGGTCAAGGAGAGAGTGATGGCCCTGTGTCTCTCCAATCGGTCTGCCTGCTGATACGGCGATTTTCGCCGGAAGGCATCGATTGCGCCCGGAATTTGGACGGGCCGCACGTCTGGGTAGAGAGGGTTAACGGACGCTTCCTGCCGGGTATTTGGTCAATCGCGAAACAGGAATGATCAGATGCACACAATCTGATGCGGCATCTACGATTCGACTGTTTGGACTCAGCCCGGTTGTTCACAAAATTCAAACAGCTTCAATGGTTTGAACGTTTTGCAGAGAGTTCCGAACGACATGGCTGCAGAGAATACCCGCTGTACGATGTTGCTGTCAGAGGAGAAGCAATCCGGAAGCGCGTCCGAAATGACGAGCTGGGATCGCCAGATCCTGATTCTCGCCAGCGATCATGTTCGGGCTGGCCGCGTCGCAACTGCTTTGGGCGAGCAGCCTCACCAAACAGAAATAACCGGACATGCAGACTGGCAGGCCCGGCGCCTCAAGCTCATTGGCGCGAGCGCAATCATCCTTGCCTCGCCAAGAGTGGATCTGGATCTGTTGGAAGAATTACTGGCCGTACGCCGTTTCAGATCGGTGCCGATTCTTGTGTTTGTTGATCAGGGATCCCGGGAGGAGATGAGCGACGCGCTGAAACTTGGCGTCAGCGCCTTCATTGTGGACGGGCTGGAGCCGGAGCGTATTCCGGCGATCTTGCACGTGGCAGAAGAACGCCACTCATTGACGCTGGCGCTAAGAGACGAGTTGCAAAAATCACGGGAAGACCTGGCGGCACGCAAGACGATTGAGCGGGCAAAAGGCCTTTTGATGACCAAGAGCGGTCTTTCGGAGCATGAAGTCTACAATTCCATGCGCCGCATGGCCATGACTCAGGGAAAACCAATGCGGGAAATCGCGGACAACGTCCTCGCGATTTTCACAATTTTTCCATAAAGCCCCCAAAACTCATGTCACTTAGTCGGCACCTGTGGAGTGCTGAGACTTTGGGCGTTGTTTGGTGTGCGGTGCACAAAAGCATGACGCGGTAACGATTCAGCATCCTCGACGACATGTTTGGAATTGGCACCAGCGCCTGCCAGGGACAGCTTGTCAGACAAGTCAGCAGGAACCGAATGCCAATGGCGGCATTTTGAGCAACCTGTTGATGGATATGGCTCAACGGCGGGCCGATTCAACACCTCAGAAATATCAGTGCCTTGGGCGTTCGGCCCGATGGGGGAAGCTGGTGTGTGCTCGACAACAGGGGGCAGACGGAACTTTTTGAAGAGTGATGGTTCCGCTGCGGAAAGGGAATACAAAGTGCGATTTAGTTCTTTCTTGAAATGTGCCGTGTCATCAGCGGTCGTGGGTATGACGGTCACCGGGGGGGTGGCTTACGCAGAACCAGATGATGAGCCGGCAGTCGATGAAACTTCCGTACAGGAAAAAGTCATCATCACCGGTATGCGGGGCAAGGCCCGGTCCGTAATGGATTCGCCTGTTCCGGTAGACGTTCTGAGCTCGGAAGAAATCTCCGACGTGCCGTTTACGGATGCTAACGACATTATCAAGACGCTGGTTCCGTCTTACTCACTGGCGCGTC is a window from the uncultured Hyphomonas sp. genome containing:
- a CDS encoding ANTAR domain-containing protein — protein: MAAENTRCTMLLSEEKQSGSASEMTSWDRQILILASDHVRAGRVATALGEQPHQTEITGHADWQARRLKLIGASAIILASPRVDLDLLEELLAVRRFRSVPILVFVDQGSREEMSDALKLGVSAFIVDGLEPERIPAILHVAEERHSLTLALRDELQKSREDLAARKTIERAKGLLMTKSGLSEHEVYNSMRRMAMTQGKPMREIADNVLAIFTIFP